AAAAGATATGCCGGGTTAAGGAGGCTTCCCATGGACGGTTTACGACTTCGGAAGCTGGGTGAACCGCTGCTGCTGCTCATTGAGAAGAGTGGCACCGCCAGCCGTTTTCCATCGTTGATGTTCAGGATTCAACGTTCCCTGCAGCGAAGTTATGGGATGCGTTACAGTGCAGAACGGACCTTGCTGTTCATGGGTGAGATGCTTAGCTACAGTTGGTTGTTGCTTGTGGGTGGAAGCTTGATCACAGGGTTTAGCGGCGATCAGACAGGTCTGATTCTAGGCTTTTTCTTGGCGGTAGCTCTACCGGCTGTTATGGTCAGTGATTTACATAAAAAGGTGAGGGTGCGGGAGCAAAATATTATGCTCGAGCTACCAGAGCTTCTGAACAGTATTGTATTGCTGGTAGGAGCAGGTGAGACTGTGCAGCGGGCGATTATCCGCTGTGTAGAGAGCCACCGAGGTGATGTTAATCATCCACTGTATAAGGAGCTTAGGATTATGACCAGTGAATGGGAAGGAGGGTATTCTTTTCAGCAGGCATTCGAGAATTTTAGCAAGAGATGCGCAGTGCAGGAGGTATCCTTGTTCACGACGACGGTTCTTCTGAATTACCGCAGGGGTGGAGCGGATTTTGTGTTATCGCTACGCGACCTATCGCGAATGCTGTGGGATAAACGGAAAGCTATCAGTCGAACGCGAGGGGAGCAGGCTTCCTCTAAGCTAGTCTTTCCGATGGTAGTTATCTTTTTAATAGTAATTGTACTGGTGGGAACACCAGCATTCATGATGTTAAAAATGTAGGAGGATGAAACGAATGATGACGACAATGGTGAGTACTGCAAAGAGCTTTTGGAAGGACGAGGAAGGTCTGGGGACGCTGGAGATGATTCTGATCATTGCTGTGTTGATTGCGGTTGTTTTGGTATTTCGTGAGGAGATTGTAAAAGTAGTTAAAGATCTGATTAGCACTGCGGGTGAAAAGAGCCAGGACGTATTCGAGTGAGCAAGCTTAAGGAAGATCGAGGCAGCTTTACTATTGAAGCCTCACTT
This Paenibacillus sp. FSL R5-0345 DNA region includes the following protein-coding sequences:
- a CDS encoding type II secretion system F family protein, with protein sequence MMRWLCAVFTIFLLVVWALLRIKCGKRYAGLRRLPMDGLRLRKLGEPLLLLIEKSGTASRFPSLMFRIQRSLQRSYGMRYSAERTLLFMGEMLSYSWLLLVGGSLITGFSGDQTGLILGFFLAVALPAVMVSDLHKKVRVREQNIMLELPELLNSIVLLVGAGETVQRAIIRCVESHRGDVNHPLYKELRIMTSEWEGGYSFQQAFENFSKRCAVQEVSLFTTTVLLNYRRGGADFVLSLRDLSRMLWDKRKAISRTRGEQASSKLVFPMVVIFLIVIVLVGTPAFMMLKM
- a CDS encoding Flp1 family type IVb pilin, yielding MMTTMVSTAKSFWKDEEGLGTLEMILIIAVLIAVVLVFREEIVKVVKDLISTAGEKSQDVFE